The following are from one region of the Cyanobium gracile PCC 6307 genome:
- a CDS encoding S41 family peptidase, with amino-acid sequence MGRARATVVVLVGLGACAATAVMAREMVLTPTGTVSISDSPKEVMDQAWQIVFRDYLDTTGKYTPEQWRKLRRSVLSKSYSTPKDAYEGIRGMLSTLDDPYTRFLDPREFKEMQIDTSGELSGVGIQLSVDKETKELVVISPIEGSPASRAGVQPKDVIVSIDGKSTKGMSTEDAVKLIRGKAGTTVNLVLRRKGQNIDTPLTRELIEIHAVTHQVNTAPDGSRIGYIRLKQFSATATKDMRAAVRDLESQGVQGYVLDLRSNPGGLLVASVEIARQWINEGIIVSTKTRDGIQDVKRATGQALTTKPMVVLVNEGSASASEILSGALQDNNRAVLVGQKTFGKGLVQSVRGLSDGSGMTVTIAKYLTPRNRDIHKHGINPDVPVKMTEQEVQRLKLEDIGTNRDSQYRVAESTLRKQLQAGAILQKAFEPGSANLPAALAKP; translated from the coding sequence ATGGGCAGAGCTCGCGCCACCGTCGTGGTGCTGGTTGGTCTCGGTGCCTGTGCCGCCACGGCGGTGATGGCCAGGGAGATGGTGCTGACCCCCACCGGAACCGTGTCGATCAGCGACAGTCCCAAGGAGGTGATGGACCAGGCGTGGCAGATCGTCTTCCGCGACTACCTGGACACCACGGGCAAGTACACGCCTGAGCAGTGGCGCAAGCTGCGCCGCAGCGTGCTCTCCAAGAGCTACAGCACCCCCAAGGACGCCTACGAGGGCATCCGCGGCATGCTCAGCACCCTTGACGACCCCTACACCCGCTTCCTGGATCCGCGGGAGTTCAAGGAGATGCAGATCGACACCTCCGGGGAGCTCTCCGGGGTGGGCATCCAGCTGAGCGTCGACAAGGAGACCAAGGAGCTGGTCGTCATCTCGCCGATCGAGGGTTCACCGGCCTCCAGGGCCGGGGTGCAGCCCAAGGACGTGATCGTCTCGATCGACGGCAAGAGCACCAAGGGAATGAGCACCGAGGACGCGGTGAAGCTGATCCGGGGCAAGGCGGGCACCACGGTGAATCTGGTGCTGCGCCGCAAGGGCCAGAACATCGACACCCCCCTGACCAGGGAGCTGATCGAGATCCATGCCGTCACCCACCAGGTGAACACGGCGCCAGACGGCAGCCGAATCGGCTACATCCGCCTCAAGCAGTTCAGCGCCACCGCCACCAAGGACATGCGGGCGGCGGTGCGGGACCTGGAGTCCCAGGGGGTGCAGGGCTACGTGCTCGACCTGCGCAGCAACCCCGGCGGGCTGCTGGTGGCGAGCGTCGAGATCGCCCGCCAGTGGATCAACGAAGGGATCATCGTCTCCACCAAGACCCGCGACGGCATCCAGGACGTCAAGCGGGCCACCGGCCAGGCCCTCACCACCAAGCCCATGGTGGTGCTGGTCAACGAGGGTTCGGCGAGCGCCAGCGAGATCCTCTCCGGCGCCCTTCAGGACAACAACCGTGCCGTATTGGTGGGCCAGAAGACCTTCGGCAAGGGTCTGGTGCAGTCGGTGCGCGGCCTGTCCGATGGCTCCGGCATGACGGTGACCATCGCCAAGTACCTGACCCCCCGCAACCGGGACATCCACAAGCACGGCATCAACCCCGACGTGCCGGTGAAGATGACCGAGCAGGAGGTGCAGCGTCTCAAGCTGGAGGACATCGGCACCAACCGCGACAGCCAGTACCGGGTGGCCGAATCCACCCTGCGCAAGCAGTTGCAGGCGGGTGCCATCCTGCAGAAGGCCTTCGAGCCCGGCAGTGCCAACCTGCCGGCGGCCCTTGCCAAACCCTGA
- the gap gene encoding type I glyceraldehyde-3-phosphate dehydrogenase → MTIRIGINGFGRIGRLVFRIACGRDDIEVVGINDLIDVDYIAYMLRYDSTHGRFVGEVAVDDGALVVNGRRIRISSERDPAALRWGDVGADVVLESTGLFLSDERARAHIAAGASKVVMSAPSKDDTPMFVMGVNHTTYAGQDIVSNASCTTNCLAPMAKVLHDSFGIRDGLMTTVHATTATQKTVDGPSVKDWRGGRGAGQNIIPSSTGAAKAVGKVIPALSGKLTGMAFRVPTPNVSVVDLTVNLERGASYDAIKAAMREAAAGPMAGILGYTEDAVVSTDFLGETCTSIFDASAGIALTDTFVKVVAWYDNEWGYSSKCLDLIAHISG, encoded by the coding sequence GTGACCATCAGGATCGGCATCAACGGGTTCGGACGCATTGGTCGCCTCGTCTTTCGCATCGCCTGCGGGCGCGATGACATCGAGGTGGTGGGCATCAATGACCTGATCGATGTCGATTACATCGCCTACATGCTCCGCTACGACTCCACCCATGGCCGCTTCGTCGGTGAGGTGGCTGTCGACGATGGCGCGCTGGTGGTCAACGGCCGCCGGATCCGTATCAGTTCGGAGCGCGATCCCGCCGCCCTGCGCTGGGGTGATGTCGGCGCCGACGTGGTGCTCGAATCCACCGGCCTGTTTCTGAGCGATGAACGGGCCCGGGCCCACATCGCGGCGGGGGCCTCCAAGGTGGTGATGTCGGCCCCCTCCAAGGACGACACGCCGATGTTCGTGATGGGGGTGAACCACACCACCTATGCGGGCCAGGACATCGTCTCCAACGCCTCCTGCACCACCAACTGCCTGGCGCCGATGGCCAAGGTGCTGCACGACAGCTTCGGCATCCGCGATGGCCTGATGACCACCGTGCACGCCACCACCGCCACCCAGAAGACGGTCGACGGGCCGTCGGTCAAGGACTGGCGCGGTGGCCGTGGCGCCGGCCAGAACATCATCCCCTCCTCCACCGGTGCGGCCAAGGCGGTGGGCAAGGTGATCCCGGCCCTGAGCGGCAAGCTCACCGGCATGGCCTTCCGGGTTCCCACCCCCAACGTGTCGGTGGTGGACCTGACGGTGAACCTCGAGCGGGGCGCCAGCTACGACGCCATCAAGGCCGCCATGCGGGAGGCCGCCGCCGGCCCGATGGCCGGGATCCTGGGGTACACGGAGGATGCGGTGGTCTCGACCGATTTCCTCGGCGAAACCTGTACCTCGATCTTCGATGCCTCCGCCGGCATCGCCCTCACCGACACCTTCGTGAAGGTGGTGGCCTGGTATGACAACGAGTGGGGCTACTCCAGCAAGTGCCTTGACCTGATCGCCCACATCTCCGGCTGA
- a CDS encoding DEAD/DEAH box helicase has product MAGLATDFAVLGLSEPILKAVAAKGYSSPSPIQRQCIPAVLAGHDVMAAAQTGTGKTAGFTLPMLERLRHGPHARAGVVRALVLTPTRELAAQVADSVTAYGRYLDLRSDVVFGGVSANPQMQRLRRGADVLVATPGRLMDLHQQNALRLDRVEILVLDEADRMLDMGFIRDIRRILSLLPAKRQNLLFSATFSTEIRRLATGLLHTPVQLQATPENQAAPLVEQVIHPCDMDRKGDLLSHLIRTNDWGQVLVFSRTKHGANRLAERLEKEGLGAAAIHGNKSQGARTRALAEFKSGEVRVLVATDIAARGIDIHQLPHVVNLDLPNVAEDYVHRIGRTGRAGQNGHAISLVAAEEHELLRAIERLVGSPLPRQEVAGFEPTVLSAPPLDLSGGRGRRSQGPRHGQGQGHERGRRRSGSR; this is encoded by the coding sequence GTGGCCGGACTGGCGACGGATTTCGCCGTGTTGGGTCTCTCGGAGCCGATCCTCAAGGCCGTGGCCGCCAAGGGCTACAGCAGCCCCTCCCCGATCCAGCGGCAATGCATCCCCGCCGTGCTGGCGGGCCACGACGTGATGGCGGCCGCCCAGACGGGCACCGGCAAGACGGCCGGCTTCACCCTGCCGATGCTGGAACGGCTGCGCCACGGTCCCCATGCCCGCGCGGGCGTGGTGCGGGCCCTGGTGCTGACGCCCACCCGCGAGCTGGCGGCCCAGGTGGCGGACAGCGTCACCGCCTACGGCCGCTACCTGGATCTGCGCTCCGACGTTGTCTTCGGTGGCGTGAGCGCCAACCCCCAGATGCAGCGGCTCCGCCGCGGTGCCGATGTGCTGGTGGCCACCCCCGGCCGGCTGATGGACCTGCACCAGCAGAACGCCCTGCGGCTCGACCGGGTCGAGATCCTGGTGCTCGATGAAGCCGACCGGATGCTCGACATGGGCTTCATCCGCGACATCCGCCGGATCCTCTCCCTGCTCCCGGCGAAGCGTCAGAACCTGCTGTTCTCAGCCACCTTCTCCACCGAGATCCGCCGGCTGGCCACGGGCCTGCTGCACACCCCGGTGCAGCTCCAGGCCACGCCCGAGAACCAGGCCGCACCCCTGGTGGAGCAGGTGATCCATCCCTGCGACATGGACCGCAAGGGGGATCTGCTCAGCCACCTGATCCGCACCAACGACTGGGGTCAGGTGCTGGTGTTCTCCCGCACCAAGCACGGCGCCAACCGGCTGGCAGAACGGCTCGAGAAGGAGGGGCTCGGGGCGGCGGCGATCCACGGCAACAAGAGCCAGGGGGCCCGCACCCGGGCGCTGGCGGAGTTCAAGAGCGGCGAGGTGCGGGTGCTGGTGGCCACCGACATCGCCGCCCGCGGCATCGACATCCACCAGCTGCCCCACGTGGTCAACCTCGACCTGCCCAACGTGGCCGAGGACTACGTGCACCGCATCGGCCGCACCGGCCGGGCGGGCCAGAACGGCCATGCCATTTCCCTGGTGGCGGCCGAAGAGCATGAGCTGCTGCGGGCCATCGAACGCCTGGTCGGCTCCCCCCTGCCCCGCCAGGAGGTGGCGGGCTTCGAGCCCACCGTGCTCTCCGCCCCGCCCCTGGATCTCAGTGGCGGCCGGGGACGCCGCAGCCAGGGCCCCCGCCACGGGCAGGGCCAGGGCCACGAGCGCGGCCGGCGCCGCAGCGGTTCCCGCTGA
- a CDS encoding DUF6464 family protein — protein MRIELRQIDSDRLITTIEIDDLGDVPNPGRWLTVDAGSFLVLQRRHRYRLRQGHYELATVALQVKPQRRPADALWWNGTWVIGDPHCRFNARSPLLRCAVLPEGPCERCSHRTPC, from the coding sequence ATGCGGATCGAACTGCGCCAGATCGACTCGGACCGGCTGATCACCACGATCGAGATCGACGACCTTGGCGACGTGCCTAACCCGGGTCGCTGGCTGACCGTCGACGCGGGCAGCTTCCTGGTGCTGCAGCGCCGCCACCGCTACCGCCTGCGGCAGGGCCACTACGAGCTGGCGACAGTGGCGCTGCAGGTGAAGCCCCAGCGACGGCCAGCCGATGCTCTCTGGTGGAACGGGACCTGGGTGATCGGTGACCCCCACTGCCGCTTCAACGCCCGCAGTCCCCTGCTGCGCTGTGCGGTGCTGCCGGAAGGCCCCTGCGAGCGCTGCAGCCATCGCACACCCTGCTGA
- the ispG gene encoding (E)-4-hydroxy-3-methylbut-2-enyl-diphosphate synthase has protein sequence MTGTLATPSTTAPGTSPLPADWASDPRFDTVIRRRKTRSVRVGDVWVGSEHPVVVQSMINEDTLDIEGATAGIRRLHEAGCEIVRLTVPSLAHAKAVKEIRQRLEDTYQPVPLVADVHHNGMKIALEVAQHVDKVRINPGLYVFDKPDPNRTEFTPEELAAIGERIQATLEPLVSLLKDQDKGLRIGVNHGSLAERMLFTYGDTPLGMVESAMEFIHICDRLDFHNIVVSMKASRAPVMLAAYRMMAFRMDAEGFHYPLHLGVTEAGDGDYGRIKSTAGIATLLAEGLGDTIRVSLTEAPEKEIPVCYAILQAMGLRKTMVEYVACPSCGRTLFNLEEVLHTVRNATAHLTGLDIAVMGCIVNGPGEMADADYGYVGKTPGTISLYRGREEIRRVPEAEGVEALIALIKEDGRWVDP, from the coding sequence ATGACCGGCACCCTGGCCACACCCTCCACCACCGCCCCGGGGACCTCCCCCCTCCCGGCCGACTGGGCCAGTGACCCCCGCTTCGACACAGTCATCCGCCGCCGCAAGACGCGCAGCGTCCGGGTCGGCGACGTGTGGGTGGGCAGCGAGCACCCCGTGGTGGTGCAGTCGATGATCAACGAGGACACCCTCGACATCGAGGGGGCCACCGCCGGCATCCGGCGCCTGCACGAGGCCGGCTGCGAGATCGTGCGGCTGACGGTGCCGAGCCTGGCCCATGCCAAGGCGGTGAAGGAGATCCGCCAGCGGCTGGAAGACACCTACCAACCGGTGCCCCTGGTGGCGGACGTGCACCACAACGGCATGAAGATCGCCCTGGAGGTGGCCCAGCACGTCGACAAGGTGCGGATCAATCCGGGCCTCTACGTGTTCGACAAGCCCGACCCCAACCGCACGGAGTTCACCCCCGAGGAGCTGGCGGCGATCGGCGAGCGCATCCAGGCCACCCTCGAACCGCTGGTGAGCCTGCTCAAGGACCAGGACAAGGGGCTGCGGATCGGCGTCAACCACGGCTCCCTGGCGGAGCGGATGCTGTTCACCTACGGCGACACCCCCCTGGGGATGGTGGAGAGCGCCATGGAGTTCATCCACATCTGCGACCGGCTCGATTTCCACAACATCGTCGTGTCGATGAAGGCCTCGCGGGCCCCGGTGATGCTGGCGGCCTACCGGATGATGGCCTTCCGCATGGACGCCGAAGGCTTCCATTACCCCCTTCACCTGGGGGTCACCGAGGCGGGCGACGGCGACTACGGCCGCATCAAGAGCACCGCCGGCATCGCCACCCTGCTGGCCGAGGGCCTCGGCGACACGATCCGGGTGTCGCTCACCGAGGCACCGGAGAAGGAGATCCCCGTCTGCTACGCGATCCTGCAGGCGATGGGGCTGCGCAAGACGATGGTGGAGTACGTGGCCTGCCCCAGCTGCGGCCGCACCCTCTTCAACCTGGAGGAGGTGCTGCACACGGTGCGCAACGCCACCGCCCACCTCACCGGCCTGGACATCGCCGTGATGGGCTGCATCGTCAACGGCCCCGGCGAGATGGCCGACGCCGACTACGGCTACGTGGGCAAGACCCCCGGCACGATCTCCCTCTACCGGGGGCGGGAGGAGATCCGCCGGGTTCCCGAGGCCGAAGGGGTGGAGGCGCTGATCGCCCTGATCAAGGAGGACGGTCGCTGGGTCGACCCCTGA
- a CDS encoding TerC family protein, protein MEVESVESLTPLLQPLLQEADQWGEVLLLLLLLVGLEAVLSADNAIALAAISRRLHDPVRQRMALNLGLVLALIFRLALIALASQVLAFWPLQLLASAYLLWLCGRHLLGKDDGADDNGAGQEAAAADPAAPASHHGPGHPHHGATLGSIVATLALTDLAFSLDSVSAAVAVTDRLPLVMAGGVIGILALRLTAELFLRWLEIFPHLETAGYLAVGLVGLKLLLRLVLPAVEVPEWALLLVVAGLFAWGFSLRMESSSLPGPGSGDA, encoded by the coding sequence ATGGAAGTGGAATCGGTGGAGAGCCTCACGCCCCTGCTGCAGCCACTGCTGCAGGAGGCGGACCAGTGGGGCGAGGTGCTGCTGCTGCTCCTCCTGCTGGTGGGGCTGGAGGCGGTGCTCTCCGCCGACAACGCCATCGCCCTGGCCGCCATCTCCCGGCGGCTGCATGATCCGGTGCGGCAGCGCATGGCCCTGAATCTGGGCCTGGTGCTGGCGTTGATCTTCCGGCTGGCCCTGATCGCCCTGGCCAGCCAGGTGCTGGCCTTCTGGCCCCTGCAGCTGCTGGCTTCGGCCTACCTCCTTTGGCTCTGCGGCCGCCACCTTCTCGGCAAGGACGACGGTGCCGACGACAACGGTGCCGGCCAGGAAGCGGCAGCGGCCGACCCCGCCGCTCCCGCTTCCCACCACGGCCCGGGCCACCCCCACCACGGCGCCACCCTGGGCTCCATCGTGGCCACCCTGGCCCTCACCGACCTGGCCTTCTCCCTGGACAGCGTCTCGGCAGCGGTGGCGGTGACCGACCGGCTGCCTCTGGTGATGGCCGGCGGGGTGATCGGCATCCTCGCCCTGCGGCTCACGGCCGAGCTGTTCCTGCGCTGGCTGGAGATCTTCCCCCACCTGGAGACCGCCGGCTACCTGGCCGTGGGCCTGGTGGGCCTGAAGCTGCTGCTGCGCCTGGTGCTGCCGGCCGTGGAGGTGCCGGAATGGGCCCTGCTGCTGGTGGTGGCGGGCCTGTTCGCCTGGGGCTTCTCCCTGCGCATGGAGTCGTCGTCCCTGCCCGGACCGGGCAGCGGCGACGCCTGA
- a CDS encoding DUF6737 family protein produces MPNPEPHEPGTAPSSVWDLKPWWCQPWSILLTGLAIVTGSWMVLHLWWITAGVSVVITAWWLLFLILMPAAWRQEQAGGSGS; encoded by the coding sequence TTGCCAAACCCTGAGCCACACGAGCCGGGCACGGCGCCCAGCTCGGTCTGGGATCTCAAGCCGTGGTGGTGTCAGCCGTGGAGCATCCTGCTCACCGGCCTGGCCATCGTGACGGGCAGCTGGATGGTGCTGCACCTGTGGTGGATCACTGCCGGGGTGTCAGTGGTGATCACGGCTTGGTGGCTGCTGTTTCTGATCCTGATGCCGGCCGCCTGGAGACAGGAGCAGGCCGGCGGCAGCGGCAGCTGA
- the mfd gene encoding transcription-repair coupling factor — protein MPLHALVRQLQAATLTAEVRARCERPERLRLSGAGRAARALVASAMAGSSEAPLLVVVPTLEEAGRWASLLELMGWPLCQLYPTSEGSPYEPFDPTSEITWGQLQVLAELVGDGEGASGAGGGGRFAVVATERALQPHLPPPPQLAARCLTLRRGDRLDLEQLALILAGLGYEKVPTIEQEGTWSRRGDIVDVFPVSAELPVRLELFGEDLEKLREFDPATQRSLDVIERVRLTPTSYAPLIAEALRQRMPDGLERLLEPAALDQLLEGGTPEGMRRLMGLAWETPASLLDYLPAGTLVAIDERRQCLAHGQQWFDHATEHHGEVVKAAEGEPPLPLPGLLHRPIAAALAEAEAFTGFDLAELHESDRHPNVLDLASRPVPAHPNQFGRLAEQIKGHLREKARLWIVSAQPSRAVALLEEHDCVTRFVPNARDFPAIERLVEQATPVALKLRGTAELEGFQLPAWKLVLFTDREIFGQHSLAAGGYVRRRRKAASRTVDPNKMLPGDFVVHRNHGIGRFLKLEKLAIGGEARDYLVVQYADGLLRVAADQLGSLGRYRASSDSPPELNRMGGTAWTKAKERARKAVAKVAMDLVKLYAERHKAPGFAFPPDGPWQGELEDSFPYDPTPDQLKAIVDVKRDMERDQPMDRLVCGDVGFGKTEVAIRAIFKAVTAGKQCALLAPTTVLAQQHWRTLSERFAPYPLKVALLNRFRTAAERKTILDDLAKGNTDVVVGTHQLLGKGTAFRQLGLLVVDEEQRFGVNQKEKIKALRKDVDVLTLSATPIPRTLYMSLSGVREMSLITTPPPLRRPIKTHLASLDEEAVRSAIRQELDRGGQVFYVVPRVEGIEEVAGQLRAMLPGLRLQVAHGQMPEGELESAMVAFNAGEADVMLCTTIIESGLDIPRVNTILVEDAHRFGLAQLYQLRGRVGRSGIQAHAWLFYPGDASLSEAARQRLRAIQEFAQLGSGYQLAMRDMEIRGVGNLLGVEQSGQMEAIGFDLYMEMLQDCLAEIQGQDIPAVDETQIDLPVTAFIPADWITEADEKMAAYRAAAECGGKAALVELAAGWADRYGPIPAPVQSLLELMELKLLARRCGFSRIKPEKPNIALETPMEEPAFRRLRQALPQHLHGRLVYQGGAGSTAKVLARGLGALSPAQQVEQLMAWLSAMAGQIPEANGRTPEQRDEAQQAKNEAVLVV, from the coding sequence ATGCCCCTCCACGCCCTTGTGCGCCAGCTGCAGGCCGCCACCCTCACCGCCGAGGTCAGGGCGCGCTGCGAGCGGCCCGAGCGGCTGCGGCTGAGTGGGGCGGGACGGGCGGCCCGGGCCCTGGTGGCCAGTGCCATGGCGGGATCCAGCGAGGCCCCCCTGCTCGTGGTGGTGCCGACCCTGGAGGAGGCGGGCCGCTGGGCCTCCCTGCTGGAGCTGATGGGCTGGCCCCTGTGTCAGCTCTATCCCACCAGCGAGGGCTCCCCCTACGAACCCTTCGACCCCACCAGCGAGATCACCTGGGGCCAGCTGCAGGTGCTGGCCGAGCTGGTGGGCGACGGGGAGGGGGCTTCGGGTGCCGGCGGCGGTGGCCGCTTCGCCGTGGTCGCCACCGAGCGGGCCCTGCAGCCCCACCTGCCGCCGCCGCCCCAGCTGGCGGCCCGCTGCCTCACCCTGCGCCGGGGCGATCGGCTGGATCTGGAGCAGCTGGCCCTCATCCTGGCCGGCCTGGGCTACGAGAAGGTGCCCACGATCGAGCAGGAGGGCACCTGGAGCCGCCGGGGCGACATCGTTGATGTGTTTCCGGTCAGCGCCGAGCTGCCGGTGCGGCTGGAGCTCTTCGGTGAAGACCTGGAGAAGCTGCGGGAGTTCGATCCGGCCACCCAGCGCTCCCTGGATGTGATTGAGCGGGTGCGCCTCACCCCCACCAGCTACGCCCCCCTGATCGCCGAGGCCCTGCGGCAGCGGATGCCCGACGGCCTGGAGCGGCTGCTGGAGCCCGCCGCCCTCGACCAGCTGCTGGAGGGCGGCACGCCGGAGGGGATGCGGCGGCTGATGGGCCTGGCCTGGGAAACACCGGCCTCCCTGCTCGATTACCTGCCCGCCGGCACCCTGGTGGCGATCGATGAGCGGCGCCAGTGCCTGGCCCATGGCCAGCAATGGTTCGACCATGCCACCGAGCACCACGGTGAGGTGGTGAAGGCTGCCGAAGGCGAGCCGCCCCTGCCCCTGCCGGGCTTGCTGCACAGGCCGATCGCGGCGGCCCTGGCGGAGGCGGAGGCGTTCACAGGCTTCGATCTGGCGGAGCTGCACGAGAGCGACCGCCACCCGAACGTGCTCGACCTGGCCAGCCGGCCGGTGCCGGCCCATCCCAACCAGTTCGGCCGCCTGGCGGAGCAGATCAAGGGGCACCTGCGCGAGAAGGCCCGGCTCTGGATCGTCTCGGCCCAGCCGTCACGGGCCGTGGCCCTGCTGGAGGAGCACGACTGTGTCACCCGCTTCGTTCCCAACGCCCGCGACTTCCCGGCCATCGAGCGGCTGGTGGAGCAGGCCACACCAGTGGCCCTCAAGCTGCGCGGCACCGCCGAACTGGAGGGGTTCCAGCTGCCGGCATGGAAGCTGGTGCTGTTCACCGACCGGGAGATCTTTGGCCAGCACAGCCTGGCCGCCGGCGGCTACGTGCGCCGGCGGCGCAAGGCGGCCAGCCGCACGGTGGATCCCAACAAGATGCTCCCCGGCGACTTCGTGGTGCACCGCAACCACGGCATCGGCCGTTTCCTGAAGCTGGAGAAGCTGGCCATCGGCGGCGAGGCCCGCGACTACCTGGTGGTGCAGTACGCCGACGGGCTGCTGCGGGTGGCCGCCGACCAGCTGGGCAGCCTGGGCCGCTACCGGGCCAGCAGCGACAGCCCGCCGGAACTTAACCGCATGGGCGGCACGGCCTGGACCAAGGCCAAGGAGCGGGCCCGCAAGGCGGTGGCCAAGGTGGCGATGGATCTGGTGAAGCTCTACGCCGAGCGCCACAAGGCACCGGGCTTTGCCTTCCCCCCCGACGGCCCCTGGCAGGGGGAACTGGAGGATTCCTTCCCCTACGACCCCACCCCCGACCAGCTCAAGGCAATCGTGGACGTCAAGCGCGACATGGAGCGGGACCAGCCGATGGACCGGCTGGTGTGCGGCGATGTGGGCTTCGGCAAGACGGAGGTCGCCATCCGGGCGATCTTCAAGGCGGTCACCGCCGGCAAGCAGTGCGCCCTGCTGGCCCCCACCACCGTGCTGGCCCAGCAGCACTGGCGCACCCTGAGCGAGCGCTTCGCCCCCTACCCGCTCAAGGTGGCCCTTCTTAACCGCTTCCGCACCGCGGCCGAGCGCAAGACGATCCTCGACGACCTGGCCAAGGGCAACACCGATGTGGTGGTGGGCACCCACCAGCTGCTCGGCAAGGGCACCGCCTTCCGCCAGCTGGGCCTGCTGGTGGTGGACGAGGAGCAGCGCTTCGGTGTGAATCAGAAGGAGAAAATCAAGGCGCTGCGCAAGGACGTCGACGTGCTGACGCTTTCGGCCACGCCGATCCCGCGCACCCTGTATATGAGCCTCTCAGGGGTGCGGGAGATGAGCCTGATCACCACGCCGCCGCCCCTGCGGCGCCCGATCAAGACCCACCTGGCCAGCCTCGATGAGGAGGCGGTGCGCAGCGCCATCCGCCAGGAGCTCGACCGCGGCGGCCAGGTGTTTTACGTAGTGCCGCGGGTGGAGGGCATCGAGGAGGTGGCGGGCCAGCTGCGGGCGATGCTGCCGGGGCTGCGGCTGCAGGTGGCCCACGGCCAGATGCCGGAGGGGGAACTGGAGAGCGCCATGGTGGCCTTCAACGCCGGCGAGGCCGACGTGATGCTCTGCACCACGATCATCGAGAGCGGCCTCGACATCCCCCGGGTGAACACGATCCTGGTGGAGGACGCCCACAGGTTCGGTCTGGCCCAGCTGTACCAGCTTCGGGGCCGGGTGGGCCGCAGCGGCATCCAGGCCCACGCATGGCTGTTCTATCCGGGCGATGCCTCCCTGAGTGAGGCGGCCCGCCAGCGGCTGCGGGCGATCCAGGAGTTCGCCCAGCTGGGCTCCGGCTACCAGCTGGCCATGCGCGACATGGAGATCCGTGGGGTGGGCAACCTGCTGGGGGTGGAGCAGAGCGGCCAGATGGAGGCGATCGGCTTCGACCTCTACATGGAGATGCTGCAGGACTGCCTGGCCGAGATCCAGGGCCAGGACATCCCGGCGGTGGATGAGACCCAGATCGACCTGCCGGTGACGGCCTTCATCCCGGCCGACTGGATCACCGAAGCCGACGAGAAGATGGCCGCCTACCGCGCCGCCGCCGAATGTGGCGGCAAGGCGGCCCTGGTGGAGCTGGCCGCCGGCTGGGCCGACCGCTACGGCCCGATTCCGGCGCCGGTGCAGAGCCTGTTGGAGCTGATGGAACTGAAGCTGCTGGCCCGCCGCTGCGGCTTCTCCCGGATCAAGCCGGAGAAGCCCAACATCGCCCTGGAGACGCCGATGGAGGAACCCGCCTTCCGCCGCCTGCGCCAGGCCCTGCCCCAGCACCTGCACGGCCGGCTGGTGTACCAGGGCGGCGCCGGCAGCACCGCCAAGGTGCTGGCCCGGGGCCTGGGGGCCCTGTCCCCCGCCCAGCAGGTCGAGCAGCTGATGGCCTGGCTCTCCGCCATGGCCGGCCAGATCCCCGAGGCCAACGGGCGCACACCGGAGCAGCGGGACGAGGCGCAGCAGGCGAAGAACGAAGCGGTGCTGGTGGTGTGA